The Actinomadura sp. WMMB 499 genome includes a window with the following:
- a CDS encoding S8 family serine peptidase: MSQAGRHRSRRARPALRPAVPIPRPAPRAWPRSARTTAALTVLTLAAAVTVPFATAPGGPARTSRPVQGAAAGAPIAAADQIRAREWHLETVRAQRAWKWSTGQDVTVAVLDTGVDANHPDLVGSVAEGPDLTGGGRPPGSRYWGLHGTSMASIIAGHGHGNGNSEGIMGVAPRSRVLSVRVTLENDDPLRRDQQQTGDGDAIAQGIRYAVDQGAHIINMSLGGGQQYYNGTPAQASAIRYALNRGVVLIASAGNDGATANRKNFPAAYPGVIAVGALDRRLRLWEDSNRHSHVSVCAPGVDIVSADNGKGYVVGTGTSASSAIVAGVAALVRARYPKLTPDEVRRALVQGSPARAGHPTGFTGCPGTVDAVRTLLAAHSLNKVSTGPVQTPTASPTPEPVAEPEDGGTGMLLPIVLGGGGVLILLGVVLGWRQRGRHEDDDDTMPEYGLIAPPPEPAPRTPPPPPAAPAEDAVPGPVNAPLWQNTQVQPPPGYTDPGVPVRFEPRPVPDTRPADAPPPSMHGHDFAAGLRNTAATTPNGTAGSTPTDPRDGASPRGGASPRGGSGPWEDADPRDGSGPRDGSGSYVGTGSLGGFGSGQGADPRGHIDPRDGSGPRDGSGPYVGTGSLEGSGFGEGADSRGHADPREVADPRGHADPREVADPRDGSGPRNGGSPYVGTGSLGAFGSEQGTDLRGHAGPRDGTGPRDCTDPRNGTDPRDGAGPAQGVGDGGAGGDGGDGGAIREGGAREDARAGAGAGEAGEIPIFDDEAWERFRRSALQGTGMLDTSPQPAVPTPLPSGRPADAAFGDAAADTDAGEVPPDGTGSVHAPGEDDQEYRPPWW, translated from the coding sequence GTGTCCCAAGCCGGTCGGCACCGATCCCGGCGTGCTCGTCCGGCCCTGCGCCCGGCCGTCCCGATCCCGCGCCCGGCCCCGCGGGCGTGGCCGCGATCGGCGCGGACGACCGCCGCACTCACCGTCCTGACCCTGGCCGCCGCCGTGACCGTCCCGTTCGCGACGGCCCCCGGCGGCCCCGCCCGCACGTCCCGTCCCGTCCAGGGCGCCGCCGCCGGAGCGCCGATCGCCGCCGCCGACCAGATCCGGGCCCGCGAATGGCACCTGGAGACGGTCCGTGCGCAACGGGCGTGGAAGTGGTCCACCGGGCAGGACGTCACCGTCGCCGTGCTCGACACCGGCGTCGACGCGAACCACCCCGACCTCGTCGGCAGCGTCGCCGAGGGCCCGGACCTGACCGGCGGCGGACGGCCGCCCGGGAGCCGCTACTGGGGCCTGCACGGCACCTCGATGGCCAGCATCATCGCAGGTCACGGCCACGGCAACGGCAACTCCGAGGGGATCATGGGGGTGGCGCCGCGGAGCCGGGTGCTGTCCGTCCGGGTGACGCTGGAGAACGACGACCCGCTCCGCCGCGACCAGCAGCAGACCGGGGACGGCGACGCGATCGCGCAGGGCATCCGGTACGCCGTCGACCAGGGCGCCCACATCATCAACATGTCGCTCGGCGGCGGCCAGCAGTACTACAACGGCACCCCGGCGCAGGCGAGCGCGATCCGGTACGCGCTGAACCGGGGCGTGGTCCTGATCGCGTCGGCCGGCAACGACGGCGCCACCGCGAACCGCAAGAACTTCCCCGCCGCCTACCCGGGCGTCATCGCGGTCGGCGCCCTCGACCGGCGGCTCCGCCTCTGGGAGGACAGCAACCGGCACTCCCACGTCTCGGTGTGCGCCCCCGGCGTGGACATCGTCAGCGCCGACAACGGCAAGGGCTACGTCGTCGGGACGGGCACGAGCGCGTCCTCGGCGATCGTCGCGGGCGTCGCCGCGCTCGTCCGCGCCCGGTACCCGAAGCTCACGCCGGACGAGGTGCGGCGCGCGCTCGTCCAGGGATCGCCCGCCCGAGCCGGCCACCCGACCGGGTTCACCGGCTGCCCGGGCACCGTCGACGCCGTCCGCACCCTCCTCGCCGCGCACAGCCTGAACAAGGTCTCGACCGGCCCCGTGCAGACGCCCACGGCGTCTCCGACCCCGGAACCGGTCGCGGAACCGGAGGACGGGGGCACGGGCATGCTGCTGCCGATCGTCCTCGGCGGCGGCGGGGTACTGATCCTGCTCGGGGTGGTGCTCGGCTGGCGGCAGCGCGGACGGCACGAGGACGACGACGACACCATGCCCGAGTACGGACTGATCGCGCCGCCGCCCGAACCCGCGCCGCGCACCCCGCCTCCGCCTCCGGCGGCACCCGCCGAGGACGCCGTGCCGGGCCCGGTCAACGCGCCGCTGTGGCAGAACACCCAGGTCCAGCCGCCGCCCGGCTACACCGACCCCGGCGTGCCCGTGCGCTTCGAACCCCGCCCGGTCCCGGACACGCGCCCCGCGGACGCCCCGCCCCCGTCGATGCACGGACACGACTTCGCGGCGGGCCTCCGCAACACCGCCGCCACCACACCCAACGGCACGGCCGGCAGCACCCCGACCGACCCGCGCGACGGCGCGAGCCCGCGCGGGGGTGCGAGCCCGCGCGGGGGCTCCGGCCCCTGGGAGGACGCCGATCCACGGGACGGCTCCGGTCCGCGAGATGGCTCGGGCTCGTATGTGGGTACCGGGTCGCTCGGGGGCTTCGGTTCTGGGCAGGGCGCCGATCCGCGTGGGCACATCGATCCACGGGATGGCTCCGGTCCGCGGGATGGCTCGGGCCCGTACGTGGGCACCGGGTCGCTCGAGGGCTCTGGCTTCGGGGAGGGCGCCGATTCGCGTGGGCACGCCGATCCTCGCGAGGTCGCCGATCCACGTGGGCACGCCGATCCTCGCGAGGTCGCCGATCCTCGCGACGGCTCCGGTCCACGAAACGGCGGCAGTCCGTACGTGGGCACCGGCTCGCTCGGGGCCTTCGGTTCCGAGCAGGGAACCGACCTGCGTGGGCACGCCGGCCCCCGCGACGGCACCGGCCCTCGCGACTGCACCGACCCACGAAACGGCACCGACCCGCGGGACGGCGCCGGTCCGGCTCAGGGTGTCGGGGACGGCGGGGCAGGTGGGGACGGCGGGGACGGCGGCGCCATCCGGGAAGGCGGGGCCCGCGAGGATGCCCGGGCCGGCGCGGGCGCCGGGGAGGCCGGGGAGATCCCGATCTTCGACGACGAGGCCTGGGAGCGGTTCCGGCGGAGCGCCCTGCAGGGGACGGGGATGCTCGACACCTCGCCGCAGCCGGCCGTCCCGACGCCGCTGCCGTCCGGCCGTCCCGCCGACGCCGCCTTCGGCGACGCCGCCGCCGACACCGACGCGGGCGAGGTCCCGCCGGACGGTACGGGCTCCGTGCACGCGCCGGGCGAGGACGACCAGGAGTACCGGCCGCCCTGGTGGTGA
- a CDS encoding cation acetate symporter has product MTELTFGVFVVFVLITLGITVWARANTRGADDFYAGGRKFSGPQNGMALAGDYMSAASFLGIAGLIALSGYDGFLYSIGFLVAWLLALLLVGVVRNAGRFTLADVLAQRVRRQPPVRRAAVVSTVTVSVFYLLAQMVGAGALVSMLLGVHPGERFLGMPAGLAETLMIVVVGVLMICYVMFGGMKGTTWVQIVKAVLLMAGSVVLTVLVLSRFGYNPSTMLGSAADASGRGDAFLRPGLRYGQDVEGDAYRTIIGKLDFFSLALALVLGTVGLPHIVTRFFTVPDARAARTSVSWSIGLVGAFYLMTLALGFGAAALVGREKIVAQDPSGNTAALQLAHAVGEHVAGPVGGDVLLAFIGAVAFATILAVVSGLVLASSTSLAHDYFGQVLMFGRPRESQEVAVARVAAFLVGALAIVLAVVARNLNVAFLVALAFAIAASANLPAIVLSLFWRRFNSTGAVAGIYGGLGSSLVLVFFSPVVSGKTDPVTGRSLSLFPAGVDFHLFPLENPGIVAVPIGFACAVAGTFLSREKADPLRYDDLSVRSLTGAGSH; this is encoded by the coding sequence GTGACGGAGCTGACCTTCGGGGTGTTCGTCGTCTTCGTCCTGATCACTCTCGGCATCACGGTGTGGGCGCGCGCCAACACGCGGGGAGCGGACGACTTCTACGCGGGCGGACGGAAGTTCTCCGGCCCCCAGAACGGGATGGCGCTCGCGGGCGACTACATGTCCGCGGCGTCGTTCCTCGGCATCGCGGGCCTCATCGCGCTGTCCGGATACGACGGGTTCCTGTACTCGATCGGGTTCCTCGTGGCGTGGCTGCTCGCGCTCCTGCTGGTCGGCGTGGTGCGCAACGCCGGACGGTTCACGCTCGCGGACGTCCTCGCGCAGCGCGTCCGGCGGCAGCCCCCGGTGCGGCGCGCGGCGGTCGTGTCCACGGTCACGGTGTCGGTCTTCTACCTGCTCGCCCAGATGGTCGGCGCCGGGGCGCTCGTGTCGATGCTGCTCGGCGTGCACCCCGGCGAGCGGTTCCTGGGGATGCCCGCCGGCCTCGCCGAGACCCTCATGATCGTCGTGGTCGGCGTGCTGATGATCTGCTACGTCATGTTCGGCGGGATGAAGGGCACGACCTGGGTGCAGATCGTCAAGGCCGTGCTGCTGATGGCGGGCTCGGTCGTCCTGACGGTCCTGGTGCTGAGCCGGTTCGGGTACAACCCCAGCACGATGCTGGGTTCGGCCGCGGACGCGAGCGGGCGCGGCGACGCGTTCCTGCGGCCCGGACTCCGCTACGGGCAGGACGTCGAGGGCGACGCCTACCGGACGATCATCGGCAAGCTCGACTTCTTCAGCCTCGCGCTCGCGCTCGTCCTCGGCACCGTCGGGCTGCCGCACATCGTCACCCGGTTCTTCACCGTGCCGGACGCCCGCGCCGCGCGCACGTCCGTGTCCTGGTCGATCGGGCTCGTCGGCGCGTTCTACCTGATGACGCTCGCGCTCGGGTTCGGCGCGGCCGCCCTCGTCGGACGCGAGAAGATCGTCGCCCAGGACCCGTCCGGCAACACCGCGGCGCTGCAGCTCGCGCACGCGGTCGGCGAGCACGTGGCCGGTCCGGTCGGCGGCGACGTGCTGCTCGCGTTCATCGGCGCGGTCGCGTTCGCGACGATCCTCGCCGTGGTGTCGGGCCTGGTCCTGGCGTCGTCGACGTCGCTGGCGCACGACTACTTCGGCCAGGTGCTGATGTTCGGCCGCCCGCGCGAGTCGCAGGAGGTCGCGGTCGCGCGGGTCGCCGCGTTCCTCGTCGGCGCGCTCGCGATCGTCCTCGCGGTCGTCGCCCGCAACCTGAACGTCGCGTTCCTGGTGGCGCTGGCGTTCGCGATCGCCGCGTCGGCGAACCTCCCCGCGATCGTCCTGTCGCTGTTCTGGCGGCGGTTCAACTCGACGGGCGCGGTCGCCGGGATCTACGGCGGCCTCGGCAGCTCGCTGGTGCTCGTGTTCTTCTCGCCGGTCGTTTCGGGGAAGACCGACCCGGTCACCGGACGGAGCCTGTCGTTGTTCCCCGCGGGGGTCGACTTCCACCTGTTCCCGCTGGAGAACCCCGGGATCGTCGCCGTCCCGATCGGGTTCGCGTGCGCCGTCGCGGGGACGTTCCTCTCCCGCGAGAAGGCCGATCCGCTCCGGTACGACGACCTGTCGGTGCGCTCCCTCACGGGGGCCGGTTCGCACTGA
- a CDS encoding DUF485 domain-containing protein encodes MAGDERFRLLDRRFRRVVAVGAGGFLGWYFLYVALSAFARGFMARPVAGHVNVGMLLGVLQFASTFLLAAAFVAYARRRLDPLADELRAEADGSPSRPSGRTGRDVPPPPVDLSAPPVRAAAPVAPRASDGRWDVRMGEAR; translated from the coding sequence GTGGCGGGGGACGAGCGGTTCCGGCTGCTCGACCGCAGGTTCCGCCGGGTCGTGGCCGTCGGCGCGGGCGGTTTCCTGGGCTGGTACTTCCTCTATGTCGCCCTGTCGGCGTTCGCGCGGGGGTTCATGGCGCGGCCGGTGGCCGGGCACGTCAACGTCGGGATGCTGCTCGGCGTCCTGCAGTTCGCCTCGACGTTCCTGCTCGCCGCCGCGTTCGTCGCCTACGCGCGGCGGCGGCTCGACCCGCTCGCGGACGAACTGCGCGCCGAGGCCGACGGGTCCCCGTCCAGGCCGTCCGGACGGACGGGACGGGACGTGCCGCCGCCGCCCGTCGACCTGTCCGCCCCGCCGGTGCGGGCGGCGGCGCCGGTCGCGCCGCGCGCCTCGGACGGCCGCTGGGACGTCCGGATGGGAGAGGCGCGGTGA